A window of Desulfovibrio desulfuricans DSM 642 contains these coding sequences:
- a CDS encoding GH36-type glycosyl hydrolase domain-containing protein, whose product MLPRLVDNEKMFLSVHNLLNEDVRRGVQIAPAGECLLDNFYILEEQIRAVRQHLPKGYSRELPHLTTGFSAGLPRAYDIAQEAIWHSDGRVNAETVAAVLSSYQTVSVLTMGELWAVPIMFRFALIENIRHITAFIAAYRTDRALAVHWASKLTHTATASPKDLIMVIANMARSNPSLTGSFVAEFSRQLKGMGPSLALPLTWVEQQLADSGQTIDQLVHVENQMQAASQLSMSNCFNSLRTIESVDWKGFVDSVSVVEGTLRKDPAEVYAAMDFNSRNYCRTIIEKMARCSHLTEDEVAQKAIDLAREGMTLHGKNARSAHVGCYLTAEGKPRLETAISAHFGPVQTLARAAEYLRVPLYISTIILLTLFFTASFVFVAMAQGVQNLWASLFLLPIIIVACHLALAVANKIASIAINPKPLLKMDFSTGLPERLLTLVIVPAMLTSKDSIKCLFDDLEVRFLANQDTSLYFGLLTDFSDSATETAPNDKLLVRMARQKAAELNAKYATENYTPFFLFHRPRLWNAQEGIWMGHERKRGKIEELNNYLCGRAPDVFSVVEGDRSVFSRVRYIITLDADTQLPRDSARQLVGAMAHPLNRARFDEDKKRVINGYGILQPRVEPSLAGANRSRYARFNCKKSGIDPYTRTVSDSYQDVFGEGSYIGKGIYDLNTFASMLSGRFPDNKVLSHDLLEGCFARSGLLSDVSFYEDYPVAYLTDAARRHRWIRGDWQIINWLLPRVTEGDGQVHKNPLSLLSRWKIFDNLRRSLTPAALILLLISGWAMLSFSWQWTSLVVGFMFLPALLEAVVAMLHKPEDTSFRRHMALQFSEIPGHFSQPAEALLYLPVEAASNLDAIFRSFWRMLASKKHLLQWNVSICSGNAAPAHLRETVAAMWAGPVIALLGMIACIALGNAMAASTAMAGVVCLLWFFSPVMAWWTSLPLKRHQEKLTPEQTVFLFRIAHKTWKFFATFAGSESNWLPPDNYQEVPTGRIAHRSSPTNMGIALLANLSAYDFGFITAGAFLERTSKSLSVMERLERYKGHFFNWYDTQSLAPLPPRYVSSVDSGNMVGHLLVLRAGLQDFVEKRVSHPLLFKDLQKTLAILVETAPKPFGEAANSPLGSLGLEMVVALQSLSPSASQFKKDLEHLQISATEAMPQHDLASDTVKNDCDGSVQETFCLKLQDALDELALFMPWTSLQNIPSVDLQDFHVLDSHLSLFEIAALEETVLPRLALCAAEEKDPSRQHLFAELTVRVGAGSRQARARLEQITEMMEQCTGLSCLEYDFLYDSKRKLLSIGYNVDENRRDASYYDLLASEARLAVFVGIAQGHLPQESWFSLGRLLATTTSQKPVLLSWSGSMFEYLMPLLVMPFYENSLLDQSCKAAVAAQIEYGKKCGLPWGISESGYCMTDARADYMYKAFGVPGLGIKRDLTVDMVVAPYASALAAMIAPRDACLNLERLSQGGVEGEYGMYEAIDYTESRLPRGETFEIVRSYMAHHQGMSLLALEALLLDYPMQKRFESDPQFQSAILILQERAPEAIPSYVRTATRSGVPAIHRSVKGATRIIGSPHTARPEVQLLSNGRYHVMVTNAGGGYSRWNNLSVTRWKEDTTSDDWGTFCYIRDLATGEYWSTTFQPTQVKTEHFKVIFSEGRAEFHCRNLKYDMHTDIAVSPEHDVELRRTKITNNSLEQRTIDVTSFAEVVLASSAADALHPAFSNLFVQTEIVEDQFAILCTRRARSEEENNPCMLHMMTVHGVPVDAISYETNRRQFIGRERTIKNPRAMDRKVVDLSDSAGAVLDPVVAMRTRITLEAGQSAIIDVVSGVGESRATAMTLIEKYRDKGIADRVSRMAWVHGQILLRQIHATEVEAQLYTGLSDSILYANAQLRAESSVLVQNSRGQSGLWGYTLSGDLPILLLRIGSTDNIELVRQLLRAHTYWNLKGLLVDLVIWNEDKAGYRQLLHDQIMGLIAEGKGSLLGKPGGIFVLSADRIAEEDRILMQAVARVIITDDKDSLAQWVKGRIAPVNTIPYLALSEGPRVSRTESALPAPRNDLILFNGLGGFTPDGREYVIITAQGQATPAPWANVLANPQFGTVVSETGLAFTWSENAHEHRLTPWSNDPVSDSRGEAFYLRDNDTGYFWSPAPRPCRGKTPYTTRHGFGYSVFEHTERGIKSELLVHVDVDAPIKCMRLTVKNESSIPRRLSATGYVAWVLGDLPEKTRMHIATEVDQMSGTVFACNSYNSEFPGRTAFFGTDDSIKSVSCDRAEFLGRNGSLDNPAAMGRSRLSGRNGVGLDPCAVIQVPFALAAGEERVITFRLGVGKSKDECRELAMRFKGAEATQESLSRVWRQWDRLLGSAYVETPDTSFNVMANGWLLYQAIACRMWGRGAIYQSGGAFGFRDQLQDAMALVHTAPHLLREQILLCASRQFTEGDVMHWWHPPSGRGVRTHCSDDYLWLPQAVCRYVSSTQDTGILDEPVALISGRPLKDDEDAYYDQPSASGNTATIYEHCVLAIRYGLKFGAHGLPLMGSGDWNDGMDKVGAGGQGESVWLAFFLFDVLARFGPLAAARGDLPFYQECSSQLAVLKDKIETHGWDGGWYRRAYFDDGTPLGSAENSECRIDSIAQSWSVLSKAGSAEHVKLAMLALDDYLVRRDDKLVTLFTPPFDVQPPNPGYIRGYTPGVRENGGQYTHAAVWAAMAFAQLGDSRRAWGIFNIINPVNHCKTAEDVARYEVEPYVAAADVYAAPGLVGRGGWTWYTGSAAWMYRLMLESLLGINIENGALRIVPCLPADWDCCTVHYRHLSAVYHIKITQEYAGGKNFSITFDGTAQNDLLVPLVDDQREHEVSVVVQQ is encoded by the coding sequence TTGCTTCCACGGCTTGTGGACAACGAAAAAATGTTTTTGTCCGTGCACAACTTGCTGAATGAAGATGTGCGACGCGGCGTACAAATAGCGCCCGCAGGAGAATGTCTTCTTGATAATTTTTATATCCTTGAAGAGCAGATTCGAGCAGTAAGGCAGCACTTGCCCAAGGGCTACAGCCGGGAACTGCCCCACCTTACCACGGGATTTTCTGCGGGGCTGCCCCGTGCCTATGACATTGCCCAGGAAGCCATATGGCATAGTGACGGGCGGGTGAATGCTGAAACTGTGGCGGCGGTTCTGTCCTCCTATCAAACCGTCTCTGTGCTCACTATGGGTGAATTATGGGCTGTTCCCATCATGTTTCGCTTTGCTCTCATAGAAAACATCAGACACATCACCGCTTTCATTGCTGCATACAGAACTGACCGTGCACTTGCGGTGCATTGGGCCAGCAAGCTGACGCACACAGCTACGGCCTCTCCCAAAGATCTGATCATGGTAATTGCGAACATGGCGCGGTCAAATCCATCACTTACGGGCTCGTTTGTCGCCGAATTCAGCCGCCAGCTCAAGGGCATGGGGCCATCCCTGGCGCTACCGCTCACGTGGGTTGAGCAACAACTTGCTGACTCTGGTCAAACGATCGACCAGCTTGTGCATGTGGAAAATCAGATGCAGGCTGCCAGCCAGCTTTCCATGAGCAATTGCTTCAACAGCCTGCGAACCATTGAATCTGTTGATTGGAAAGGCTTTGTCGATTCTGTAAGTGTGGTTGAAGGTACGTTGCGTAAGGACCCGGCAGAAGTTTATGCAGCCATGGACTTCAATTCGCGCAACTATTGCCGCACTATTATAGAAAAAATGGCGAGGTGCAGCCATCTGACAGAGGACGAGGTTGCCCAGAAAGCCATTGATCTTGCCCGCGAAGGCATGACCCTGCATGGCAAAAACGCTCGCTCCGCGCATGTTGGCTGTTATTTGACTGCAGAAGGCAAGCCTCGACTTGAAACTGCCATATCTGCCCATTTCGGCCCAGTGCAGACCCTTGCACGCGCGGCTGAATATTTACGCGTTCCCCTGTATATATCTACAATCATTTTATTAACGCTATTTTTTACAGCATCTTTCGTCTTTGTCGCCATGGCGCAGGGCGTACAGAATTTATGGGCATCTCTATTCCTTTTACCAATTATCATTGTAGCCTGCCACCTGGCCCTGGCTGTTGCCAATAAAATTGCTTCCATTGCCATCAATCCCAAGCCTCTTCTGAAAATGGATTTTTCCACCGGCTTGCCAGAACGTTTGCTGACTCTGGTTATTGTGCCAGCAATGCTCACCAGTAAAGATTCCATAAAGTGTTTGTTCGATGACCTTGAGGTGCGTTTTCTGGCCAATCAGGACACATCCTTATATTTTGGATTGCTCACGGATTTTTCTGATTCTGCAACGGAAACCGCCCCCAACGACAAACTGCTCGTCCGCATGGCCCGGCAAAAGGCAGCAGAGCTTAATGCCAAATATGCAACAGAAAATTATACCCCGTTTTTTCTTTTTCACCGCCCCCGCCTATGGAATGCGCAGGAAGGAATATGGATGGGGCATGAACGCAAACGCGGCAAAATAGAGGAACTCAACAATTATTTATGCGGCAGAGCCCCGGATGTCTTTTCGGTTGTTGAAGGTGACAGGTCAGTTTTTTCGCGTGTTCGCTACATTATAACGCTTGATGCAGATACACAGTTGCCCCGAGATTCTGCCCGCCAACTTGTGGGGGCCATGGCTCACCCACTGAACCGCGCGCGATTTGATGAGGATAAAAAGCGTGTAATAAACGGATATGGCATCTTACAGCCACGCGTAGAGCCAAGTCTGGCCGGGGCCAATCGTTCGCGCTATGCCCGTTTCAACTGTAAAAAAAGCGGCATTGACCCATACACGCGCACAGTTTCTGACAGCTACCAGGATGTATTTGGCGAAGGCTCATACATCGGAAAGGGCATTTACGACCTGAATACATTTGCCTCCATGCTGTCCGGGCGCTTTCCTGATAACAAGGTGCTCAGTCACGACCTTCTTGAGGGCTGCTTTGCCCGCTCTGGCCTACTGAGTGATGTTTCTTTTTATGAAGATTACCCCGTGGCATATCTTACCGATGCTGCAAGACGTCATCGCTGGATTCGCGGAGACTGGCAGATCATAAACTGGCTGTTGCCCCGCGTCACCGAAGGCGATGGGCAGGTACACAAGAATCCCCTTTCATTGCTCTCACGCTGGAAAATTTTTGATAATCTGCGCCGCAGCTTGACCCCAGCCGCATTGATACTGCTTTTGATCTCCGGGTGGGCCATGCTGTCATTTTCGTGGCAATGGACCTCGCTGGTGGTTGGCTTTATGTTTCTGCCAGCCTTGCTTGAAGCTGTCGTTGCCATGCTCCACAAGCCGGAGGACACGTCTTTCAGACGTCACATGGCGCTTCAATTTTCTGAAATTCCAGGGCATTTTTCTCAACCAGCAGAGGCTTTGCTCTATCTGCCTGTTGAGGCCGCCTCAAATCTGGATGCCATTTTTCGCAGTTTCTGGCGAATGCTGGCCTCAAAAAAACACCTTCTTCAGTGGAATGTATCGATCTGTTCTGGCAACGCTGCTCCCGCTCATCTGAGAGAAACAGTGGCTGCCATGTGGGCCGGGCCAGTAATCGCCTTGCTGGGTATGATTGCCTGTATTGCTTTGGGCAACGCCATGGCAGCAAGCACTGCCATGGCTGGGGTTGTTTGCCTGCTGTGGTTTTTTTCTCCGGTCATGGCATGGTGGACGAGCCTCCCTCTTAAGCGGCATCAGGAAAAGCTCACCCCAGAGCAAACTGTTTTTCTGTTCAGAATTGCGCACAAGACCTGGAAGTTTTTTGCAACGTTTGCCGGTTCTGAAAGCAACTGGCTTCCGCCAGACAACTATCAGGAAGTTCCCACTGGCAGGATAGCTCACCGTTCTTCACCCACAAATATGGGCATTGCGCTACTGGCAAATCTTTCAGCCTATGACTTCGGTTTTATAACCGCAGGGGCATTTCTGGAGCGCACATCAAAGTCCCTGTCAGTGATGGAAAGACTTGAAAGATACAAAGGCCATTTTTTCAACTGGTACGACACCCAGTCTCTGGCACCTCTGCCGCCGCGCTATGTATCGTCTGTGGACAGCGGCAACATGGTTGGACACCTTTTGGTTTTGCGCGCAGGATTGCAGGATTTTGTGGAAAAAAGAGTAAGTCATCCGCTGCTTTTTAAAGATCTGCAAAAAACGCTTGCCATCCTGGTTGAAACTGCCCCCAAACCTTTCGGTGAGGCTGCGAATTCGCCGCTAGGCTCTCTCGGCCTTGAGATGGTAGTGGCCCTACAGTCGCTTTCGCCGTCTGCAAGTCAATTCAAAAAAGATCTTGAACATCTGCAAATATCTGCAACAGAAGCCATGCCACAGCATGATCTGGCTTCAGACACAGTGAAAAATGACTGCGATGGCAGCGTGCAGGAAACATTTTGTCTCAAGTTGCAGGATGCGCTGGACGAGCTTGCGCTTTTTATGCCCTGGACATCACTTCAGAATATTCCCTCTGTTGATCTGCAAGATTTTCATGTGCTTGACTCCCATCTTTCACTGTTTGAGATCGCCGCGCTTGAAGAAACCGTTTTGCCGCGCCTGGCATTGTGCGCCGCAGAGGAGAAAGACCCATCAAGGCAGCATCTTTTTGCTGAGCTTACGGTGCGTGTTGGGGCAGGCAGCCGCCAGGCCAGGGCGCGCCTTGAACAGATAACGGAGATGATGGAGCAGTGCACTGGTCTGTCATGCCTTGAGTATGATTTTCTTTATGATTCCAAGCGTAAGCTGCTATCCATCGGCTACAATGTGGATGAAAACAGAAGGGATGCAAGCTATTATGACCTTCTGGCCTCTGAGGCCAGGCTGGCAGTATTTGTGGGCATCGCTCAGGGGCATCTGCCTCAGGAGAGCTGGTTTTCTCTTGGGCGGCTTTTGGCAACCACCACGTCTCAAAAGCCGGTGCTTCTTTCCTGGAGCGGCTCGATGTTTGAGTATCTGATGCCGCTTCTTGTAATGCCCTTTTATGAAAACAGCCTGCTTGACCAGTCCTGCAAAGCTGCTGTTGCCGCTCAGATCGAGTATGGGAAAAAATGCGGTTTGCCGTGGGGGATATCTGAAAGCGGCTACTGCATGACCGATGCGCGCGCTGACTACATGTACAAGGCCTTTGGTGTGCCGGGGCTGGGCATCAAGCGCGATCTGACCGTAGATATGGTTGTAGCTCCATACGCTTCAGCCTTGGCCGCCATGATAGCTCCACGTGATGCCTGCCTGAACCTTGAACGTCTTTCACAAGGAGGCGTGGAAGGTGAGTACGGCATGTACGAGGCAATCGACTATACCGAATCGCGATTGCCCAGGGGGGAAACATTCGAGATCGTGCGTTCCTACATGGCGCATCATCAGGGAATGAGCCTGCTTGCTCTGGAGGCATTGCTGCTTGATTACCCCATGCAAAAGCGGTTTGAAAGCGATCCTCAGTTTCAATCCGCCATACTGATTTTGCAGGAACGTGCTCCAGAAGCAATTCCAAGCTATGTACGCACGGCAACACGGTCGGGTGTGCCCGCAATCCACAGGTCTGTAAAAGGTGCAACGCGCATTATCGGTTCGCCACACACTGCAAGGCCAGAGGTTCAGCTGCTTTCAAACGGCAGATATCATGTCATGGTAACCAATGCCGGCGGCGGGTACAGTCGCTGGAACAACCTTTCTGTCACCAGATGGAAGGAAGATACGACGTCTGACGACTGGGGTACCTTTTGTTATATCCGCGATCTTGCCACTGGAGAATACTGGTCTACTACCTTTCAACCTACTCAGGTCAAAACTGAGCATTTCAAGGTGATTTTTTCAGAAGGGCGGGCCGAATTTCATTGCCGTAACCTTAAGTATGATATGCATACGGATATTGCGGTTTCGCCAGAACACGATGTTGAACTGAGGCGAACAAAGATCACGAACAACTCTCTGGAACAGAGAACCATAGACGTAACCAGTTTTGCCGAGGTAGTTCTTGCTTCTTCTGCCGCTGATGCCTTGCATCCTGCATTCAGCAATCTTTTTGTACAGACCGAAATAGTTGAAGATCAGTTTGCAATTCTATGCACACGCCGCGCCCGCTCTGAAGAAGAAAATAACCCCTGCATGCTTCACATGATGACCGTGCACGGCGTACCTGTTGACGCCATTTCTTACGAAACCAACAGACGGCAATTTATTGGCCGTGAGCGCACCATAAAAAACCCAAGGGCAATGGACCGGAAAGTTGTTGACCTTTCTGACAGTGCAGGGGCAGTGCTTGACCCGGTTGTTGCCATGCGCACTCGCATCACGCTTGAGGCCGGGCAGTCTGCAATAATCGATGTTGTTTCTGGCGTGGGGGAATCGCGGGCAACGGCCATGACTCTCATTGAAAAATACCGGGATAAGGGAATTGCCGACCGTGTTTCCCGCATGGCTTGGGTTCATGGTCAAATCTTGCTGCGCCAGATCCATGCTACCGAGGTGGAGGCGCAACTTTATACAGGCCTGTCAGACTCCATCTTATACGCCAATGCGCAGCTGCGTGCTGAAAGCTCTGTGCTTGTGCAAAACAGCAGGGGGCAGTCCGGACTTTGGGGGTACACGCTGTCCGGCGATCTTCCCATACTGTTGTTGCGGATAGGAAGCACCGATAATATCGAGCTTGTCCGCCAGCTTTTGCGGGCCCATACCTACTGGAATCTTAAAGGCTTATTGGTTGACCTGGTAATCTGGAATGAAGACAAGGCCGGATACAGGCAGCTTCTGCATGACCAGATCATGGGACTCATTGCAGAGGGAAAAGGCAGTCTTCTTGGGAAACCGGGAGGGATTTTTGTCCTTTCCGCTGATCGCATAGCTGAAGAAGACCGAATCCTGATGCAGGCAGTTGCCCGGGTCATTATTACCGACGACAAAGACTCTTTAGCGCAATGGGTAAAAGGCCGTATAGCGCCTGTCAACACAATTCCCTACCTTGCTCTGTCGGAAGGGCCAAGAGTATCCCGTACCGAAAGCGCCCTGCCTGCCCCCCGCAATGACCTTATTCTCTTTAACGGATTGGGTGGCTTTACTCCTGATGGGCGAGAATATGTTATAATTACGGCTCAGGGCCAGGCAACGCCCGCCCCCTGGGCCAATGTGCTCGCAAATCCACAGTTTGGAACCGTAGTTTCAGAAACAGGGCTCGCCTTTACCTGGAGCGAAAATGCCCACGAGCACCGCCTTACGCCATGGTCAAACGATCCCGTGAGTGATTCAAGGGGTGAGGCCTTCTATCTTCGCGATAATGACACCGGCTACTTCTGGTCCCCAGCCCCTCGCCCATGCCGGGGAAAAACGCCTTACACAACCCGGCACGGATTCGGCTACAGCGTGTTTGAACATACGGAACGCGGTATAAAATCAGAGCTCCTTGTGCATGTTGACGTTGACGCCCCGATAAAATGTATGCGGCTGACGGTAAAAAATGAATCGTCAATACCACGCAGACTGTCGGCAACGGGCTATGTAGCCTGGGTTCTGGGTGACTTGCCGGAAAAAACACGCATGCACATAGCCACAGAAGTTGACCAGATGAGCGGGACAGTATTTGCCTGCAATTCCTACAATTCTGAGTTTCCTGGTCGAACAGCTTTTTTTGGCACAGACGATAGCATTAAATCTGTAAGCTGCGACCGCGCTGAATTTTTGGGTCGCAATGGATCTCTGGACAATCCGGCCGCCATGGGGCGCAGCCGCCTTTCTGGCCGAAACGGTGTTGGCCTGGACCCGTGTGCCGTTATTCAGGTTCCGTTCGCTCTCGCCGCTGGCGAGGAGAGGGTTATTACATTCAGGCTTGGAGTCGGGAAATCCAAGGATGAATGCAGAGAACTTGCCATGCGGTTTAAAGGAGCGGAGGCAACGCAGGAATCCCTGAGCAGGGTCTGGCGGCAGTGGGATCGCCTGCTTGGTTCTGCCTATGTGGAAACACCAGATACGTCTTTCAACGTGATGGCCAACGGCTGGCTGCTGTACCAGGCCATAGCCTGCAGGATGTGGGGGCGCGGAGCCATATACCAGTCTGGCGGTGCATTCGGATTCCGCGACCAGTTGCAGGACGCAATGGCCCTTGTGCACACCGCACCCCATTTGCTGCGCGAACAGATACTTTTATGCGCATCGCGGCAGTTTACAGAGGGAGATGTCATGCACTGGTGGCATCCGCCGTCAGGGCGAGGGGTGCGCACGCACTGCTCGGACGACTACCTCTGGTTGCCACAGGCTGTTTGCCGTTATGTCAGCTCCACCCAGGATACCGGCATACTGGACGAGCCGGTTGCCTTGATCTCAGGGCGGCCCCTCAAGGACGATGAAGATGCTTATTACGACCAGCCATCCGCTTCTGGCAACACGGCAACAATATATGAGCATTGTGTGCTGGCAATCCGCTATGGGTTAAAATTTGGCGCACACGGGCTGCCGCTTATGGGTTCTGGCGACTGGAATGATGGAATGGACAAGGTTGGCGCTGGTGGACAAGGTGAAAGCGTTTGGCTGGCCTTTTTCCTTTTCGATGTGCTTGCCAGGTTTGGTCCCCTTGCGGCAGCGCGCGGTGATTTGCCTTTTTATCAGGAATGCTCAAGTCAGCTGGCGGTGTTGAAAGACAAAATCGAAACCCATGGCTGGGATGGCGGATGGTATCGGCGCGCATATTTTGATGACGGCACCCCCCTGGGCTCGGCAGAAAACAGTGAGTGCCGTATCGACTCCATAGCACAAAGCTGGTCGGTACTCTCAAAAGCAGGGAGTGCGGAGCATGTCAAACTGGCTATGCTGGCGCTGGATGACTACCTTGTGCGACGCGATGACAAACTGGTAACGCTGTTTACACCACCTTTTGACGTGCAGCCCCCCAACCCAGGCTATATCAGAGGATACACGCCTGGTGTACGCGAAAACGGCGGCCAATACACCCACGCAGCCGTGTGGGCGGCTATGGCCTTTGCCCAGTTGGGTGATTCCCGGCGGGCATGGGGAATCTTCAACATCATCAATCCGGTAAATCACTGCAAAACTGCGGAGGATGTGGCGCGCTACGAAGTGGAACCCTATGTGGCTGCCGCCGATGTTTATGCGGCTCCCGGCCTCGTTGGGCGCGGCGGCTGGACATGGTATACGGGGTCAGCCGCCTGGATGTATCGTTTGATGCTGGAATCTCTTTTGGGAATCAACATCGAAAATGGCGCCTTGCGAATTGTGCCCTGCCTGCCTGCTGACTGGGACTGCTGCACTGTCCATTATCGCCATCTTAGTGCGGTCTATCACATAAAAATCACTCAGGAATATGCCGGAGGCAAGAACTTTTCCATCACTTTTGATGGAACTGCTCAAAATGACTTGCTTGTTCCTTTGGTTGATGACCAACGGGAGCATGAAGTATCTGTTGTTGTTCAACAATAA
- a CDS encoding ATP-binding protein: MDKILLDTPSPEICASKIFEASGAKFDADVATDLWQKIMQHKWVLSERLNRDVGFKIACTDFLENIGTDEELSTHNQEKLLVQMGARTISRDIWDTISDTQPPKQLIHKRIILPLVEEGLSQKYGVIPPKTIIFFGPPGTGKTHFVKAMAGRLAWWFIEIAPSMLMVDGVDKIGAHLRAIMEKARSLDEVILFIDEFEEFAGSRDSANRIDRSITNEFLKQVPLIKSQPNKVLLVCATNYIRQLDAALLRPGRFDCIIPVGTLDDDGRKTILEYYLAKMNCGVVDVDHIVNLTPKFTPADIEYLFQIVAQYAFEEECERGANTPVTTEMIAEKIASFRPSLTESMIAEFREDVAIYSRV; encoded by the coding sequence TTGGATAAAATACTACTAGACACGCCCTCCCCAGAAATTTGTGCCAGCAAAATCTTTGAAGCCAGCGGTGCAAAATTTGATGCGGATGTAGCGACGGATCTTTGGCAGAAAATCATGCAGCATAAGTGGGTTCTGTCTGAAAGACTGAATCGGGATGTCGGATTCAAGATTGCCTGCACCGATTTTCTTGAGAACATAGGGACGGATGAGGAACTCTCTACGCACAATCAGGAAAAGCTTTTGGTCCAGATGGGCGCGCGCACCATCAGCAGAGATATTTGGGATACTATCTCCGACACACAACCCCCCAAGCAACTGATTCACAAGAGGATTATACTCCCATTGGTCGAGGAGGGGCTTTCACAAAAATATGGCGTCATTCCGCCTAAAACTATCATTTTTTTTGGCCCTCCCGGTACGGGCAAGACCCATTTTGTCAAGGCAATGGCCGGGAGACTGGCGTGGTGGTTTATAGAAATCGCGCCAAGTATGCTTATGGTCGACGGTGTAGATAAAATTGGGGCACATCTGCGGGCAATAATGGAAAAAGCGCGAAGCTTGGATGAAGTTATTCTTTTCATTGATGAATTTGAGGAATTCGCAGGCAGCCGGGATAGCGCAAACCGAATCGATCGATCAATTACCAACGAATTTCTCAAACAGGTACCGCTTATAAAAAGCCAGCCAAACAAGGTTCTGCTCGTATGTGCTACAAATTACATCCGCCAGCTGGATGCTGCACTGCTACGGCCGGGGCGCTTTGATTGCATCATCCCGGTAGGAACTCTGGATGACGATGGAAGAAAAACAATTCTGGAATACTATTTGGCGAAGATGAACTGTGGCGTTGTTGATGTTGATCATATTGTAAATTTGACGCCAAAATTTACACCTGCCGATATTGAGTATCTATTCCAAATTGTTGCCCAGTATGCCTTTGAAGAAGAATGCGAAAGAGGGGCAAACACGCCTGTGACCACAGAGATGATTGCTGAAAAAATTGCTTCTTTCAGGCCGTCCTTGACGGAATCTATGATTGCTGAGTTTAGAGAAGATGTAGCTATTTATTCAAGGGTTTAA
- a CDS encoding alpha/beta fold hydrolase — protein sequence MRHASVKILFVLMLLLSGCAGHAPSPLERTAPLKRVDVGEVQLAARVIHGHGVPILFIHGSWDDHHSWLPVAEELARKDGNPIVLYDRRGHSASTNVSRQGHISDDVTDAARLIQKLGIGPVHVVGHSYGASVAIALANEHPELVASLFVYEPPVLGILKGKKDYSEALMATKLSMQKAKEYLESGDIELGTMYFVENAAFGKGSWINVFDERSRAVMTANSDTWLDQSRDPERLAIDVANLNIFNKSITLAYGDRTLPAYAYVAVEIHKTVPAVHLAVCHGAGHGGPISAPEQVARLIEAHLQINTKNSR from the coding sequence ATGCGACATGCGTCAGTGAAAATTCTTTTTGTTTTGATGTTGTTACTCTCAGGGTGCGCAGGCCATGCACCATCGCCACTCGAGCGGACTGCCCCTCTCAAACGTGTCGATGTGGGAGAGGTTCAACTCGCAGCACGCGTTATTCATGGTCATGGAGTACCAATCTTATTCATTCACGGGTCGTGGGATGATCACCATAGCTGGTTGCCGGTGGCGGAGGAACTCGCTCGGAAAGATGGCAACCCGATTGTCCTATACGATCGTCGTGGTCATAGTGCGAGTACGAACGTTTCACGCCAAGGGCATATTTCCGACGATGTAACCGATGCAGCTCGTCTAATCCAAAAATTGGGTATTGGGCCAGTTCATGTAGTCGGTCATTCTTATGGGGCGAGCGTGGCGATCGCGCTTGCAAACGAACACCCGGAACTTGTCGCAAGTCTCTTTGTTTATGAACCTCCCGTTTTGGGAATACTGAAAGGGAAAAAAGATTACTCTGAAGCGCTAATGGCAACAAAGCTTTCGATGCAAAAAGCCAAAGAGTATCTTGAAAGCGGCGATATCGAGCTGGGAACGATGTATTTTGTCGAAAATGCGGCCTTTGGCAAAGGTAGCTGGATAAATGTTTTTGACGAGCGTTCCCGCGCCGTCATGACTGCCAATTCGGATACTTGGCTTGATCAGTCACGTGATCCAGAACGATTGGCAATCGATGTTGCAAATCTTAATATATTCAACAAATCTATAACATTAGCATATGGCGACAGAACATTGCCGGCCTACGCATATGTAGCGGTGGAAATACATAAGACGGTGCCGGCAGTACATCTTGCCGTGTGCCACGGTGCCGGGCATGGCGGCCCGATTTCCGCGCCGGAGCAGGTTGCAAGACTCATTGAAGCCCACCTGCAGATCAATACAAAAAATAGCCGATGA
- a CDS encoding MarR family winged helix-turn-helix transcriptional regulator — MSTSRKYADGEALHTLFRQVFALQSALTVTMDEVHEKAGLGTPQVKVMDLLLRHCTATVPEIAGGLSVSRQFVQTVCNGLEAQGLIAFSDNPRHLRSKLASLTASGREVFDSFRQAEAAFIESKLQHFDSVEVAEATALLCNLCSCMECLRRKKSSR, encoded by the coding sequence GTGAGCACATCGCGAAAGTATGCCGACGGCGAAGCCCTGCACACCCTGTTCCGCCAAGTGTTCGCGTTGCAGTCAGCGTTGACTGTCACGATGGATGAGGTTCATGAAAAGGCAGGACTTGGTACGCCTCAGGTGAAGGTAATGGACTTACTGCTGCGGCACTGCACTGCTACGGTGCCAGAGATTGCAGGGGGACTCAGCGTTTCGCGCCAATTCGTGCAGACGGTATGCAACGGATTAGAGGCGCAGGGACTGATCGCATTTTCTGACAATCCGCGCCATCTTCGATCTAAGCTGGCCTCGTTAACCGCATCTGGGCGGGAGGTTTTTGACAGTTTTCGCCAAGCGGAAGCTGCGTTTATCGAAAGTAAATTGCAACATTTTGATTCTGTAGAGGTTGCCGAGGCAACGGCGCTGCTATGCAACCTCTGTAGTTGTATGGAGTGTTTACGGCGCAAAAAATCTTCCAGATAG